In a genomic window of Saprospiraceae bacterium:
- the mce gene encoding methylmalonyl-CoA epimerase — protein sequence MRIDHIGIAVKNMDESNELFRKLLGQSHYKVETVESEQVATSFFRIGESKIELLEASGPESPIAKFIEKRGEGIHHIAFEVSDIRAEIERLEAEGFIPLNREPKRGADNKLVAFLHPKSANGVLVELCQGI from the coding sequence ATTCGCATAGACCACATTGGCATAGCCGTCAAAAACATGGATGAAAGCAACGAGCTTTTTCGCAAATTGCTTGGCCAATCCCACTACAAAGTCGAAACGGTGGAAAGTGAGCAGGTAGCCACCTCTTTCTTTCGCATCGGCGAAAGCAAAATCGAACTGTTGGAGGCATCCGGGCCGGAAAGCCCGATTGCGAAATTCATCGAAAAACGAGGGGAAGGCATTCATCATATTGCTTTTGAAGTGAGCGATATACGCGCCGAAATCGAGCGCCTCGAAGCAGAGGGATTCATCCCGCTCAATCGCGAACCCAAGCGTGGGGCAGACAACAAATTGGTCGCTTTTCTGCATCCTAAATCGGCCAACGGGGTTTTAGTCGAATTGTGTCAGGGCATATAG
- a CDS encoding ATP-dependent helicase: protein MFFPITIRMIHGWSHMTDLQQYNDAFRAFLASLNPAQRRAVDTTEGPVLVIAGPGTGKTHILTARIGNILLNTDAKAQNVLCLTFTDAGAHAMRRRLLERIGPEAHRVPIFTFHAFCNRVIQENMEHFGKGNLEPITELERIEIVRNLLAKLPPEHPLREGKKDTYQYEAHLRDVFATMKKESWSPGFVLRRTDEFLAGLPSNPDFMYQRNGKNFKKGDPKTAQIEETTEKLTRLKAAADIFPKYVAAMERAGRYEYEDMLLWVTKAFEKNEALLRTYQERYQYLLVDEFQDTNGAQFHLLNLLLDFWEVPNVFIVGDDDQSIYEFQGARLENLREFYKKYQKGLETIVLEENYRSAQALLDAAKRVIDNNELRALYLFEKPLEKRLRAVNAKGGNPPQIAVYETKLHEVADIVAQIEHLVKKDGMPPSEIAVIYARHRQAERLLSLLEKKGIPYQTKRPVNILDLPIIRQFRELLKYLHEEAQNPFSGEHRLFRLLHAAWFGLEPLDLAKIAIACHPARTGDGGEGRYERVGQAQETRLPWREALSATSWLNRLSLSHPAALSDFSQRLEGWIADVSNLPLSHLIERLYAQTGLLHWALRQSDKVLCLQILSTFMDFVKAESSRNPRFSLARLLTLLDSMDDNDLPLPLQQPIQSGPGVQLLTAHAAKGLEFEHVFMLDCTDDAWEKNGSGHRGRFALPPTLTRSGAEDEMEARRRLFYVGMTRAKRALHLSFARTGDDGKPLAQARFVDETALPHTTLDVPASLLTETQTLLLLEPTRPVVTLPEPTLLDELLAHFSLSITAFNRYLRCPLAFYYEDLLKVPGTSSEAAAFGIAMHGALQQFLLKMKNHKKMEWPSPENLQRLFDQEMERQRGWFSEHGFAQRLTLGKDYLRRIHLEQIPFWKKRAIVERRIDRVELNGVPLTGVLDKIEWLDGGSLRIVDYKTGTPDLRKTTPPDARQALGGEYWRQLAFYKILLENARIYPERVGRTAISWLEPDKRGAFPITEISFSGEEIHFVEELIREVFSKIQNRAFTDGCGDPSCAWCRMHHDGTAAILSERGVEEGLDDGA, encoded by the coding sequence ATGTTTTTCCCAATAACAATCAGAATGATTCATGGCTGGTCGCACATGACTGACTTGCAACAATACAACGATGCTTTCCGCGCCTTTTTAGCTTCCCTCAATCCAGCCCAACGCCGGGCAGTGGACACAACGGAAGGCCCCGTCCTCGTCATAGCTGGCCCCGGCACAGGAAAGACGCACATCCTGACCGCTCGCATTGGCAATATCCTGCTCAACACCGACGCAAAGGCTCAAAATGTCCTTTGCCTCACTTTCACCGACGCGGGCGCTCACGCCATGCGTCGCCGACTGTTGGAACGCATCGGCCCGGAAGCACATCGGGTGCCTATTTTCACCTTCCATGCGTTTTGCAACCGCGTCATTCAAGAAAACATGGAGCACTTCGGCAAAGGGAATTTGGAGCCGATAACGGAGTTGGAACGCATTGAGATAGTCCGAAACCTGCTCGCCAAACTGCCCCCCGAACACCCGCTGCGAGAAGGCAAAAAAGACACCTACCAATATGAGGCGCACCTGCGCGATGTGTTCGCCACCATGAAAAAGGAAAGCTGGTCGCCGGGTTTTGTGTTAAGGCGAACTGACGAATTTCTGGCGGGGCTTCCTTCCAACCCGGATTTCATGTATCAGCGAAACGGCAAAAATTTCAAGAAAGGCGACCCCAAAACCGCACAAATTGAAGAGACTACGGAAAAGCTAACACGCCTCAAGGCTGCCGCCGATATTTTTCCAAAATACGTGGCGGCCATGGAACGCGCCGGACGCTATGAGTATGAGGATATGCTTCTCTGGGTGACAAAAGCATTTGAAAAAAACGAAGCATTGCTTCGCACCTATCAGGAACGCTACCAGTATCTCCTCGTGGATGAGTTCCAAGATACCAATGGCGCGCAGTTTCACTTGCTCAATCTCTTGCTCGATTTTTGGGAAGTGCCCAATGTCTTCATCGTGGGCGACGACGACCAAAGCATCTACGAGTTTCAAGGAGCACGGCTGGAGAATTTGAGGGAGTTTTACAAAAAATATCAAAAAGGGCTTGAGACCATCGTGCTGGAGGAAAACTATCGCTCCGCACAGGCGTTGCTCGATGCGGCAAAAAGAGTGATAGACAACAATGAACTCCGGGCGCTCTACCTTTTTGAAAAACCCTTGGAAAAACGGCTGAGGGCTGTGAATGCCAAAGGCGGCAACCCGCCCCAAATAGCCGTTTACGAAACCAAACTGCACGAAGTCGCGGATATCGTCGCCCAAATCGAGCATCTGGTCAAAAAAGATGGCATGCCTCCTTCCGAAATCGCCGTCATATACGCCCGGCACCGTCAGGCTGAGCGGTTGCTATCCCTGCTCGAAAAAAAAGGCATCCCATACCAGACCAAACGCCCCGTCAACATCCTTGATTTGCCCATTATCCGCCAATTCAGGGAACTATTGAAATACCTCCACGAAGAGGCGCAAAATCCCTTCTCCGGGGAGCATCGGCTATTCCGATTGCTGCACGCCGCGTGGTTCGGCTTGGAGCCATTGGATTTGGCCAAAATAGCCATCGCCTGCCACCCCGCACGCACTGGCGACGGGGGCGAAGGGCGCTACGAAAGAGTAGGGCAGGCTCAAGAGACACGGCTGCCTTGGCGCGAGGCATTGAGTGCCACGTCGTGGCTCAACCGCCTTTCGTTGTCACATCCAGCTGCACTAAGCGACTTCTCGCAGCGTCTCGAAGGGTGGATAGCCGACGTGAGCAACCTGCCACTCTCACACCTCATCGAGCGATTGTATGCGCAAACTGGCCTGCTCCATTGGGCCTTGCGCCAATCCGATAAAGTGCTGTGCTTGCAGATACTCAGCACGTTCATGGATTTTGTGAAGGCCGAATCATCGCGCAACCCGCGTTTCTCCCTCGCACGCTTGCTCACGCTGTTGGATAGCATGGACGACAACGACTTGCCCCTTCCGCTCCAGCAACCCATCCAGAGCGGTCCGGGAGTGCAGTTGCTCACTGCCCATGCTGCCAAGGGACTTGAATTCGAGCATGTCTTCATGCTCGACTGCACCGATGATGCTTGGGAAAAAAATGGGAGCGGCCACCGCGGGCGGTTCGCGCTGCCACCCACACTCACGCGCTCCGGCGCGGAAGACGAGATGGAGGCCCGTCGGCGGCTCTTCTATGTCGGCATGACGCGAGCGAAGCGAGCGCTGCACCTGTCGTTCGCACGAACAGGCGACGACGGCAAACCCCTCGCTCAGGCGCGTTTCGTGGACGAAACAGCATTGCCCCACACGACGCTCGATGTGCCGGCCAGCCTTTTGACTGAGACCCAAACCCTGCTTTTGCTGGAGCCAACCCGCCCCGTCGTCACTCTGCCCGAGCCCACCCTGCTGGACGAGTTGCTGGCTCATTTCAGCCTCAGCATCACCGCGTTCAATCGCTATCTGCGTTGCCCTTTGGCCTTCTACTACGAGGACTTGTTGAAGGTGCCGGGCACCTCAAGCGAAGCGGCGGCTTTCGGCATAGCCATGCACGGTGCCTTGCAGCAATTTTTATTGAAAATGAAAAACCACAAAAAAATGGAATGGCCCAGCCCCGAAAACCTCCAGCGCCTCTTTGACCAAGAAATGGAGCGGCAACGCGGGTGGTTTTCCGAACACGGCTTCGCGCAACGGCTCACCCTCGGCAAGGACTATCTGCGTCGCATACATTTGGAACAAATACCTTTTTGGAAAAAACGCGCCATCGTGGAGCGCCGCATTGACCGCGTGGAACTCAACGGCGTGCCACTCACGGGCGTGCTTGATAAAATCGAATGGCTCGATGGTGGCTCGCTCCGCATCGTGGACTACAAAACAGGGACTCCCGACCTCCGCAAAACAACCCCTCCCGACGCTCGGCAAGCACTCGGCGGGGAGTATTGGCGTCAATTGGCCTTCTACAAGATATTGCTCGAAAATGCGCGCATCTACCCTGAGCGCGTGGGCCGGACGGCCATCTCATGGCTTGAACCTGATAAACGCGGCGCGTTTCCCATCACTGAAATCTCTTTTTCGGGAGAAGAAATTCACTTTGTGGAAGAGCTGATTCGAGAAGTTTTTTCAAAAATCCAAAATCGAGCATTCACCGATGGCTGTGGCGACCCGAGTTGTGCTTGGTGCCGTATGCACCACGACGGCACAGCAGCCATCCTTTCTGAACGCGGCGTGGAAGAAGGGCTGGACGATGGTGCCTGA
- a CDS encoding asparagine synthetase B, with protein MRKLFIITALFACCLSQLRAAYILIPMDETYQRNHLKAYGITYWVLSQGVEAYWLLNYRGGSFAFVYTTIFEKECKTRDVSFEVIADAQFASIRNDILNPEVNQDVIKLEKAPKIAVYSPDKNEKGETVQPWDDAVTLVLTYAEIPYDILYDNEVLNGKLPEYDWLHLHHEDFTGMYGKFYASNSSQPWYREHVRMMENLAKENGFTKVSKLKLAVCKKIAEYVAGGGFMFAMCSATDTYDIALAAEGTDICASVFDGDPIDPNCNNKLDYSKTFAFTGFSVITEPGIYEHSTIDHGEYTGRRVIPEQDYFTLFDFSAKWDPVPTMLTQCHTRTVKGFMGQATAFQKKHIKPQVLIMGDNKPANEARYIHGTYGYGFWTFYGGHDPEDYRHYVGDPPTDLALHPNSPGYRLILNNILFPAAKKKHQKT; from the coding sequence ATGCGCAAGTTATTTATCATCACCGCGTTGTTCGCCTGTTGCCTTTCCCAGCTACGCGCTGCTTACATCCTGATTCCGATGGACGAGACCTATCAGCGCAATCACCTGAAAGCCTATGGCATCACCTATTGGGTGCTCTCGCAAGGGGTGGAAGCCTATTGGTTGCTCAACTACCGGGGCGGCAGCTTTGCATTTGTCTATACCACTATTTTTGAAAAAGAATGTAAAACCCGCGACGTGAGTTTCGAGGTCATCGCCGATGCGCAGTTTGCCAGCATCCGCAACGACATCCTGAACCCGGAGGTGAATCAGGACGTGATTAAACTCGAAAAAGCGCCCAAAATAGCGGTGTATAGCCCTGACAAAAACGAGAAAGGCGAGACCGTGCAGCCCTGGGACGATGCCGTGACATTGGTGCTTACCTATGCCGAAATTCCCTACGATATCTTGTACGATAATGAGGTGCTGAACGGCAAACTGCCCGAATACGACTGGCTTCACCTGCACCACGAGGATTTCACGGGCATGTACGGAAAGTTTTACGCCAGCAACAGCAGCCAACCCTGGTATCGGGAACACGTCCGCATGATGGAAAATCTGGCTAAAGAAAATGGCTTCACCAAAGTCAGCAAGCTCAAACTGGCCGTGTGCAAAAAAATCGCCGAGTATGTGGCAGGAGGCGGCTTCATGTTTGCCATGTGTTCGGCCACAGACACTTACGACATCGCTTTGGCCGCAGAGGGCACGGATATTTGTGCCTCGGTGTTCGACGGTGACCCCATTGACCCAAACTGCAACAACAAACTGGATTACTCGAAGACTTTTGCGTTCACGGGTTTCTCAGTCATCACCGAGCCGGGCATCTACGAACACTCCACCATTGACCACGGCGAATACACGGGACGCCGTGTGATACCGGAACAAGATTATTTTACCTTGTTCGATTTTTCCGCAAAATGGGACCCCGTGCCTACCATGCTCACGCAGTGTCACACGCGCACAGTGAAAGGCTTCATGGGTCAAGCAACTGCTTTTCAGAAAAAACACATCAAGCCACAAGTGCTTATCATGGGCGACAACAAGCCAGCCAATGAAGCCCGCTACATTCACGGCACTTACGGCTATGGCTTCTGGACGTTCTATGGTGGCCACGACCCGGAAGATTATCGCCACTACGTCGGCGACCCGCCCACAGACTTGGCTTTGCACCCCAACTCGCCGGGTTATCGCCTGATTCTCAACAACATCCTGTTCCCGGCCGCAAAGAAAAAACACCAGAAAACATAG